A single Primulina eburnea isolate SZY01 chromosome 11, ASM2296580v1, whole genome shotgun sequence DNA region contains:
- the LOC140804922 gene encoding wound-induced protein 1, translating into MESKNVNSNTEAPENLITTTVENVYKALSSGDAAKKISGLIASDLEWWFHGPQNCHHMMKMLTGKSSPSDFKFEPRSIDAIDERVIVEGWEGAQVYWVHVWTLKDGVIIQFREYFNTWLTVKDLRRPLACLSATTLWQSHPRDLAKRSLPGLMLAI; encoded by the coding sequence ATGGAGTCAAAAAACGTGAATTCAAACACTGAGGCACCGGAAAATTTGATCACCACCACCGTCGAAAACGTCTACAAGGCGTTATCCAGCGGTGATGCGGCCAAGAAAATTTCCGGGCTCATTGCTAGTGACTTAGAGTGGTGGTTCCATGGCCCACAAAATTGCCACCACATGATGAAAATGCTCACCGGGAAATCCTCTCCATCGGACTTCAAGTTCGAGCCACGAAGCATCGACGCCATTGATGAACGGGTGATCGTGGAGGGGTGGGAGGGAGCTCAAGTGTATTGGGTGCATGTGTGGACTCTGAAAGATGGAGTCATCATTCAGTTCAGAGAATACTTCAACACTTGGCTGACTGTCAAGGATCTGCGGAGGCCGCTCGCCTGCCTGAGTGCCACCACGTTGTGGCAGAGCCACCCCCGAGACCTCGCGAAACGCTCGTTGCCGGGGCTTATGCTCGCGATTTGA